Proteins encoded in a region of the Mucilaginibacter sabulilitoris genome:
- a CDS encoding type 1 glutamine amidotransferase yields MTTNKPEIRIAILDLYDGIANEGMRGFQDILNRYKVQHQLNLSYQIFDVRRRCEMPGTDFDIYISSGGPGDPLVTEGTEWEKKYFKLINKLEDHNLSNSTDKKHVLFVCHSFQLMCRHYKLGDINMRRSPSFGVLPVNQTAAGANEPIFEGLANPFYAVDSRSWQVVNPNEKRFEELGMQLVAIEKERPHVDLPRAMMAIRYNDYFFATQFHPEADANGMKTLLLKDEKKDEVINEHGEVKYNEMLARLDDPDKITHTQRTLIPNFLDQSVLSLQGMV; encoded by the coding sequence ATGACAACAAATAAACCGGAAATCAGGATAGCTATACTTGATCTGTATGATGGGATAGCCAACGAGGGGATGCGCGGTTTCCAGGATATTTTAAACCGGTATAAGGTACAACACCAGCTTAATTTAAGTTACCAGATATTTGATGTACGCCGGCGTTGTGAAATGCCGGGAACCGATTTTGACATTTACATTTCGAGTGGCGGCCCCGGCGATCCGCTGGTAACCGAAGGTACCGAGTGGGAGAAAAAATATTTCAAACTAATCAACAAGCTGGAAGATCATAACCTTTCTAACAGCACCGATAAAAAACATGTGCTATTCGTGTGCCATTCTTTTCAGCTCATGTGCCGCCATTACAAACTGGGCGATATTAATATGCGTCGCTCGCCATCATTTGGGGTGTTGCCTGTAAATCAAACCGCAGCAGGTGCCAATGAACCTATTTTTGAGGGCCTGGCCAATCCATTTTACGCGGTCGATTCGCGCAGCTGGCAGGTGGTCAATCCTAATGAAAAACGTTTTGAGGAACTGGGCATGCAACTGGTTGCTATTGAAAAAGAGCGCCCGCATGTTGATCTGCCACGGGCCATGATGGCCATTCGCTACAACGACTATTTTTTTGCTACCCAATTCCATCCCGAGGCCGATGCCAACGGTATGAAAACGCTGCTGCTAAAAGATGAGAAAAAGGACGAAGTGATAAACGAGCATGGAGAAGTAAAATACAATGAAATGCTGGCGCGCCTGGACGATCCGGATAAAATAACCCATACCCAACGTACGCTCATCCCCAATTTTTTAGATCAGTCAGTACTGAGCTTACAGGGCATGGTATAA
- a CDS encoding carboxylate-amine ligase produces the protein MNEFTLGVEEEFMVIDPVTRELKSHEQKIVDSAQKIHEDQVKAEMHQAVVEVGTHICHNTQEARAEVGKLRTTVAQLAGDIGLRIGAAGTHPFSHWQHQLITDHPRYFEIVDEMQEAARSNLIFGLHVHVGIQSRDMAIHIANQVRYFLPHVFALSTNSPFWEARNTGFKSFRTKVFDKFPRTGIPDSFSSIEEYDNYIKLLVKTNCIDNAKKIWWDIRVHPFFETIEFRICDCPMLVDETIAFTALFQALCAKLYKLRQQNMKFITYSRALINENKWRAARYGIDGKMIDFGKEMEVNTRSLVLELLDFVDDVVDDLGSRDDLQYVHKILEHGTGADRQLAVYQQNSNFEDVVDYITSQTLKGL, from the coding sequence ATGAACGAGTTTACCTTAGGTGTTGAAGAAGAATTTATGGTGATTGATCCTGTTACGCGGGAACTGAAATCGCATGAGCAAAAAATTGTGGATAGCGCCCAGAAGATCCATGAGGATCAGGTAAAAGCCGAAATGCACCAGGCCGTGGTAGAGGTGGGCACGCACATTTGCCACAATACCCAGGAGGCCCGTGCCGAGGTGGGTAAACTGCGTACCACCGTGGCACAGCTGGCCGGCGATATTGGTTTGCGCATTGGTGCGGCAGGCACCCACCCTTTTTCGCACTGGCAGCATCAGCTCATTACTGACCATCCGCGGTATTTTGAAATTGTGGACGAGATGCAGGAAGCCGCCCGCTCCAACCTTATTTTCGGGTTACATGTACACGTAGGTATCCAATCGCGCGATATGGCTATTCATATTGCCAACCAGGTAAGGTATTTTTTACCGCATGTGTTTGCTCTATCCACCAATTCGCCGTTTTGGGAAGCGCGCAACACCGGCTTTAAATCGTTCCGCACCAAGGTATTTGATAAATTCCCCCGTACCGGAATCCCCGATTCTTTCAGCAGCATTGAGGAGTATGATAATTACATCAAGCTACTGGTAAAAACCAACTGCATTGACAATGCCAAAAAAATATGGTGGGATATACGGGTTCATCCGTTCTTCGAGACCATAGAGTTTCGCATTTGCGACTGCCCTATGCTGGTTGATGAAACCATTGCCTTTACCGCCTTGTTCCAGGCCCTGTGCGCCAAACTGTATAAGTTGAGGCAGCAAAACATGAAGTTCATCACCTACTCCCGCGCGCTCATCAACGAAAACAAATGGCGCGCCGCACGTTATGGTATCGACGGTAAAATGATTGATTTTGGCAAAGAAATGGAAGTAAATACCCGCTCGTTGGTACTGGAGCTGCTTGATTTTGTCGACGATGTGGTTGACGATCTTGGCTCGCGCGATGATTTACAGTATGTGCACAAAATACTGGAACACGGCACCGGCGCCGACCGGCAGTTAGCGGTTTACCAGCAAAATAGTAACTTTGAAGACGTGGTTGACTATATTACCTCGCAAACTTTAAAAGGACTATAA
- a CDS encoding alpha/beta hydrolase, whose product MYWGWAETEMTITERNITIHSELLNREVTCKLLIPDEQEVTESLNLLLLNDGQELENLELSQTLEQLYNANRIKPVLVVAIHAGEERIQEYGVAGKPDFKKRGAKADVYTEFIKTELLPQVKDQTGIGEFETTAYAGFSLGGLSAFDIVWNNAGIFDKAGVFSGSFWWRNRDLAKGYTDADRIMHSVIRDTASKPNLKFWLQTGTKDETTDRNRNGIIDAIDDTIDLIKELEAKGFKRPTDIQYVEVVNGSHDAATWGKAMPRFLVWAFGR is encoded by the coding sequence ATGTATTGGGGCTGGGCTGAAACCGAAATGACGATTACCGAAAGAAATATAACTATACACTCCGAACTGCTTAACCGCGAAGTTACCTGTAAACTTTTAATACCCGATGAGCAGGAAGTTACAGAATCGTTAAACTTACTGTTGCTAAACGATGGCCAAGAACTGGAAAATCTTGAACTGAGCCAAACACTGGAACAATTATATAACGCCAACCGCATAAAACCGGTACTGGTTGTTGCTATACACGCGGGCGAAGAGCGTATACAGGAATACGGCGTGGCTGGCAAACCCGATTTTAAAAAACGGGGAGCAAAAGCCGATGTTTATACCGAATTTATAAAAACAGAATTGCTGCCGCAGGTTAAGGATCAAACCGGCATCGGCGAGTTTGAAACCACTGCTTATGCCGGCTTTTCATTGGGCGGACTGTCGGCTTTTGATATTGTCTGGAATAATGCGGGTATATTTGATAAAGCGGGCGTGTTCTCGGGCTCGTTCTGGTGGCGCAACCGCGACCTTGCCAAAGGCTATACCGATGCCGACCGTATTATGCATTCGGTGATCAGAGATACAGCCAGCAAACCCAACCTCAAGTTCTGGCTGCAAACCGGCACTAAAGACGAAACCACCGACCGCAACAGGAACGGCATCATAGACGCGATTGATGATACCATTGACCTGATCAAAGAACTGGAAGCCAAAGGTTTTAAAAGACCAACAGATATACAGTATGTAGAGGTAGTTAACGGCAGCCATGACGCCGCCACCTGGGGTAAAGCCATGCCCAGGTTTTTGGTTTGGGCATTTGGGAGGTAG
- a CDS encoding IS110 family RNA-guided transposase, translating to MEFEFFIGIDVSKNELDFAVQQGSRFLFHQEIANAPAAINTFLKELGKLPGFSLSKAIFCMEHTGIYNNHALACLHKKKAHICLEAATQIKNSLGNIRGKNDKVDAMRIAWYAYKEREGLRLWEPKREAVQQLAHLAATRLRLITVKKQLKVPLKEHVSFSPGKTSKQNLQACSHSLKAIESDIARTERAIEEIIKADKELTRIFKLATSVSGIGKVTAVQVIVTTNEFKDISDPKKFACYSGVAPFTDNSGKVVKKARVSHMANKKVKTLLHLAAIVAIQHNQDLKRFYQRKLLQEKKNKMSVINAVRNKLILRLFACVNQNRPYEKNYQKLVA from the coding sequence ATGGAATTTGAATTTTTCATTGGTATCGATGTGTCCAAAAACGAATTGGACTTTGCTGTTCAGCAAGGCAGCCGGTTTCTATTCCACCAGGAAATTGCTAACGCTCCGGCAGCAATCAATACATTTCTCAAGGAGTTGGGAAAACTTCCTGGGTTCAGCTTAAGCAAAGCTATTTTCTGCATGGAGCATACCGGCATTTATAACAACCATGCTTTGGCTTGCCTGCATAAAAAGAAGGCACACATTTGCTTAGAAGCGGCTACCCAGATCAAGAACTCATTAGGGAATATCCGGGGCAAGAATGACAAGGTAGATGCCATGCGTATCGCCTGGTATGCTTATAAGGAGCGGGAAGGGCTGCGCTTATGGGAGCCTAAGCGCGAAGCTGTGCAGCAACTTGCCCATCTTGCAGCTACCCGGTTACGGTTGATAACTGTTAAAAAACAATTGAAAGTGCCACTAAAAGAGCATGTGTCTTTCAGTCCCGGCAAAACCAGCAAGCAGAACCTACAAGCCTGCAGCCATTCCTTAAAGGCGATCGAAAGCGACATAGCCAGGACAGAGCGGGCTATAGAAGAAATTATTAAAGCGGACAAAGAATTAACCCGGATATTCAAACTGGCAACCTCAGTAAGCGGCATTGGCAAAGTAACTGCCGTTCAGGTCATTGTTACTACCAACGAATTCAAGGACATTAGCGACCCTAAAAAGTTCGCTTGTTATTCAGGCGTAGCACCTTTTACAGATAACTCCGGTAAGGTTGTTAAAAAGGCCAGGGTATCGCATATGGCCAACAAAAAAGTAAAAACGCTCCTACATCTTGCAGCCATAGTTGCTATACAGCATAACCAAGATCTAAAACGCTTTTACCAACGAAAGCTATTGCAGGAAAAAAAGAATAAAATGAGTGTCATTAATGCCGTTAGGAACAAACTCATATTACGCCTTTTCGCCTGCGTCAACCAAAACAGACCTTACGAAAAAAATTATCAGAAATTAGTTGCTTAA
- a CDS encoding ATP-grasp domain-containing protein translates to MKKIGILFGQENSFPQAFVDRINQKAEKNISAEFVRIDKVMQAEPLDYAVIVDRISQDVPFYRAALKNAAICGTAVINNPFWWSADEKFFNNALAVKLGVPVPKTVILPSKDLPDDTTERSFRNLAYPLDWDGIFNYIGFPAYMKPFDGGGWKEVYQLNNRDDFFKSYDKTKQFVMMLQEEVVFNDYFRCYCIGGKHVRIMQYEPRNPHHLRYEHGKAPASKKLLDTVKNYVIKLNQYLGYDFNTVEFAVRDGVPYAIDFCNPAPDAEVTSVGQENFDWVVETAADYAIERAKKQKDGLDNLTWGEYIRTSAAGLPLISAKVKPVKEDISVGKVEHPIEAEGKVKKVIKVKDPAEKISEPVKVKAPEKVKKDKAVKEKPKKSGKK, encoded by the coding sequence ATGAAAAAAATAGGCATCTTATTCGGACAGGAAAATTCATTCCCACAGGCGTTTGTTGATCGCATCAATCAAAAAGCCGAAAAAAACATTTCGGCCGAGTTTGTACGTATTGATAAGGTAATGCAGGCCGAGCCGCTTGACTACGCGGTAATTGTCGACCGTATATCGCAGGACGTGCCATTTTACCGGGCTGCTCTCAAAAATGCGGCTATTTGTGGTACAGCGGTAATAAACAATCCTTTTTGGTGGAGCGCCGACGAAAAGTTTTTCAATAACGCGCTCGCCGTTAAGCTGGGCGTACCAGTTCCCAAAACCGTTATCCTACCCTCCAAGGACCTGCCCGATGACACTACAGAAAGATCATTCCGTAACCTGGCCTACCCTTTAGACTGGGACGGCATATTTAATTACATCGGTTTCCCTGCCTATATGAAACCTTTTGATGGCGGCGGCTGGAAAGAGGTTTACCAGCTGAACAACCGCGACGATTTTTTTAAAAGTTATGATAAAACCAAACAGTTTGTCATGATGCTGCAGGAAGAGGTGGTGTTTAATGATTATTTCCGTTGCTATTGCATTGGCGGTAAGCATGTGCGCATTATGCAATATGAGCCCCGCAACCCGCATCATTTACGATATGAGCACGGCAAAGCTCCCGCTTCAAAAAAATTACTCGATACCGTTAAAAACTACGTGATAAAACTGAACCAATATTTAGGCTATGATTTTAATACCGTAGAATTTGCTGTGCGCGATGGTGTACCTTATGCCATTGACTTTTGTAACCCTGCCCCCGATGCCGAGGTAACGAGCGTTGGACAGGAAAACTTTGACTGGGTGGTTGAAACCGCGGCAGATTACGCCATTGAACGGGCAAAAAAACAAAAGGATGGATTGGATAACCTTACCTGGGGTGAGTATATAAGAACATCGGCTGCCGGTTTGCCATTAATAAGCGCCAAAGTAAAACCAGTTAAGGAAGATATTTCCGTTGGTAAGGTTGAACACCCCATTGAGGCGGAAGGAAAAGTGAAGAAAGTAATAAAAGTAAAAGATCCTGCCGAAAAAATTTCTGAGCCTGTTAAGGTTAAAGCCCCGGAAAAAGTAAAAAAAGATAAAGCAGTAAAGGAAAAGCCTAAAAAGTCGGGTAAGAAATAA
- a CDS encoding esterase family protein — protein sequence MTEKYHQWHSPNLNTDLEMLVFGDRGFPVILFPTTKGRYYQNKDFGLIDSVKWFIDEGLVKIYCPDTIDDRTWYHKGISPADRAHNYTWYDKMLLDELVPWAMHETGVGKVVMAGCSFGGYHAANFAFKHPEKVTHLFTMGGAFDIKMFTDGFYNDDVFYNNPVDFLPGSNQPELWQMNIILGTSEHDICKEYNIQLSNILAQKNINHWLDIRPNASHDWPIWREMFPHYLSTIK from the coding sequence TTGACCGAAAAATATCACCAATGGCACTCGCCAAACTTAAATACCGACCTGGAAATGCTGGTATTTGGCGACAGGGGTTTCCCGGTGATCCTGTTCCCTACCACCAAAGGCAGATATTATCAGAATAAAGATTTCGGACTTATCGACAGTGTAAAATGGTTTATTGACGAAGGCCTGGTTAAAATATATTGCCCCGATACCATCGACGACCGCACTTGGTATCACAAAGGCATCTCCCCTGCCGATCGCGCCCACAACTATACCTGGTACGATAAAATGCTGCTTGACGAGCTAGTACCTTGGGCCATGCATGAAACAGGCGTAGGTAAAGTGGTTATGGCAGGCTGCAGTTTTGGCGGGTACCACGCGGCCAATTTCGCGTTTAAACATCCCGAAAAAGTGACCCACCTGTTTACCATGGGCGGGGCATTCGATATTAAAATGTTTACGGATGGATTTTATAATGACGATGTGTTTTACAATAACCCTGTGGATTTTTTACCGGGCAGCAACCAGCCTGAATTGTGGCAGATGAATATCATCCTCGGCACATCAGAACATGACATCTGTAAAGAATATAACATACAGCTATCAAACATTTTAGCTCAAAAAAACATTAATCATTGGTTGGACATACGCCCCAATGCCAGTCACGATTGGCCGATATGGCGCGAGATGTTTCCGCATTACCTATCAACAATTAAATAA
- a CDS encoding aconitate hydratase, protein MAFDLDMIKKVYDRYSTRVEAARKATGKHLTLTEKILYAHLSEGDAQKAFARGVDYVDFAPDRVAMQDATAQMALLQFMQAGRPQVAVPSTVHCDHLIQAKVGAVADLNTAIDVNREVYDFLASVSDKYGIGFWKAGAGIIHQVVLENYAFPGGMMIGTDSHTPNAGGLGMVAIGVGGADACDVMAGLPWELKFPKLIGVKLTGKLSGWTSAKDVILKVAGILTVKGGTGAIVEYFGEGARSLSATGKGTICNMGAEIGATTSIFGYDEKAAAYLKGTKRGDIAELADAIAEHLTGDEEVYANPEQYFDQVIEINLSELEPHVNGPFTPDLAWPISKFATAVKENNWPTQLEVGLIGSCTNSSYEDITRSASIAKQAIDKKLKTKAEFTITPGSELVRYTVERDGYLDTFGAMGGVVLANACGPCIGQWARHTDDPTRKNSIITSFNRNFAKRQDGNPNTHAFVASPEIVTAFAIAGDLTFNPLTDSLTNENGEQVKFDEPQGIEMPVKGYAVEDAGYQAPAEDGSQVQVIVDPKSSRLQLLEPFTAWEGTDIKGLKLLIKAKGKCTTDHISMAGPWLKFRGHLDNISNNMLIGAINYFNNTADSVKNELTGEYGPVPATQRDYKAHGIGSIVVGDENYGEGSSREHAAMEPRHLGVRAILVKSFARIHETNLKKQGMLGITFADNNDYDKIQEDDVIDINGLTEFAPGKQLTVVLNHKDGSVDSFAVNHTYNAQQIEWFKAGGALNIIRKQMAS, encoded by the coding sequence ATGGCTTTTGATTTAGATATGATCAAAAAAGTTTACGATCGCTACAGCACCCGCGTTGAGGCTGCCCGTAAAGCGACCGGTAAACATTTAACCTTAACCGAAAAAATATTATACGCCCACCTTTCTGAAGGAGATGCTCAAAAAGCATTTGCCCGCGGGGTGGATTATGTTGATTTTGCACCAGATCGTGTGGCTATGCAAGATGCTACCGCGCAAATGGCGCTGCTGCAATTTATGCAGGCTGGCCGTCCGCAGGTTGCTGTTCCGTCTACCGTACATTGCGATCACCTTATACAAGCAAAAGTTGGCGCAGTTGCCGATTTAAATACAGCTATTGACGTAAACCGCGAGGTTTATGATTTCCTTGCTTCTGTTTCTGATAAATATGGCATTGGTTTCTGGAAAGCCGGTGCCGGTATCATTCACCAGGTTGTTTTAGAAAACTATGCATTCCCGGGCGGTATGATGATAGGTACCGACTCACACACCCCTAACGCGGGTGGTTTGGGTATGGTTGCTATTGGTGTTGGCGGTGCCGATGCCTGCGATGTTATGGCAGGTTTACCATGGGAGCTAAAATTTCCTAAACTGATAGGTGTTAAATTAACCGGTAAATTATCTGGCTGGACATCAGCTAAAGACGTTATATTAAAAGTGGCTGGTATACTTACCGTAAAAGGTGGTACCGGTGCTATTGTTGAATATTTTGGCGAAGGTGCACGTTCACTATCGGCCACAGGTAAAGGTACTATCTGTAACATGGGCGCCGAAATTGGCGCTACTACTTCTATCTTCGGATATGATGAAAAAGCAGCAGCTTACCTGAAAGGTACAAAACGTGGTGACATTGCCGAACTGGCTGATGCTATTGCTGAACACTTAACCGGCGACGAGGAAGTGTATGCAAATCCTGAGCAATATTTTGACCAGGTTATTGAAATTAACCTGAGCGAACTGGAACCCCATGTAAATGGCCCGTTCACTCCTGATTTGGCATGGCCTATTTCTAAATTCGCTACCGCGGTTAAAGAAAACAACTGGCCTACTCAGTTAGAGGTTGGTTTGATAGGTTCTTGCACCAACTCTTCTTATGAAGATATTACCCGTTCTGCATCTATCGCTAAACAGGCTATCGATAAAAAATTAAAAACCAAGGCGGAATTTACCATCACACCAGGATCTGAGTTGGTACGTTATACCGTAGAACGTGACGGCTACCTGGATACTTTTGGCGCTATGGGTGGTGTTGTATTGGCAAATGCCTGCGGACCATGTATTGGTCAGTGGGCCCGTCATACTGATGATCCTACGCGTAAAAACTCCATCATCACTTCGTTTAACCGTAACTTTGCTAAACGTCAGGATGGTAACCCTAATACCCATGCTTTTGTAGCATCTCCGGAAATTGTTACCGCATTTGCTATTGCCGGTGACCTTACCTTTAACCCGTTAACCGATTCCCTTACCAATGAAAATGGCGAGCAGGTTAAATTTGACGAGCCACAAGGTATTGAAATGCCGGTAAAAGGTTATGCTGTTGAGGATGCCGGTTATCAGGCCCCTGCAGAAGATGGCAGTCAGGTACAGGTTATTGTTGATCCGAAATCATCACGCCTGCAATTGCTGGAGCCGTTTACCGCATGGGAAGGTACCGACATTAAAGGCTTAAAACTGTTGATCAAGGCCAAAGGTAAATGTACTACCGACCATATCTCTATGGCTGGTCCGTGGTTAAAGTTCCGTGGTCACCTGGATAACATTTCAAACAACATGCTGATTGGCGCTATCAACTATTTTAACAATACTGCCGATAGCGTTAAGAATGAACTGACCGGCGAATACGGTCCGGTTCCTGCCACCCAGCGCGACTACAAAGCGCATGGTATTGGCTCCATAGTGGTAGGCGACGAAAACTATGGCGAAGGTTCATCACGTGAGCACGCAGCTATGGAGCCACGTCACCTGGGCGTACGTGCCATACTGGTAAAATCATTTGCCCGTATCCACGAAACCAACCTTAAAAAACAAGGTATGCTGGGCATAACCTTTGCCGATAACAACGATTACGACAAAATACAGGAAGACGATGTGATTGATATTAATGGCTTAACTGAATTTGCTCCGGGCAAACAGTTAACCGTAGTATTAAACCACAAAGATGGTTCTGTTGATTCGTTTGCTGTGAACCATACTTACAACGCTCAGCAAATTGAGTGGTTTAAAGCCGGTGGCGCATTGAATATCATCCGTAAACAAATGGCTTCTTAA